The genomic interval cgtattaactaaaaatttggacatgagaaagctgtaaGTAAGGTGGGAGCCGCGTTTGGAACAaaaagatatttccatcgagtgtttggcaatgattcatagaaataaagccgTTTAATAGccatggatgaaacatgggtccatcacttcacatccgaaacaaaagaacCATCAAAAcgatggactgaaaaggaagaaccgattccaaagaaggcaaagaccgttccatctgcagtcaaggtcatggcgtcggttttttttagatgcgcgtgggataattttcattggctatcttgaaaaaggagaaactatcaacggcgagtattatgtgaacttattgcaacgtttgagagAAGAAATCCATCACAAACGGctgcatttggttaagaagaaagtgttgtttcatcaagacaatgcaccagctcccACATCAGTTATTGTAATGACCTAAATTAATGCATTAACATATGAATTGCTACATAATGCACCCTATtagccagatttagccctctcagattattttctgtccccagacttgaaaaaatggttcggtgattgaaaatccaaattttgttttcctttATAACGTacgtaattttaataatttgtttacaaataGATACTAACAGATAGGTATGTGGTTAATTAActgataaaaagttatatttatattttttcatgccgataaatatattttaaaatatgattgtGTTAGTTAAAGAAAAACATATAGattttgatgataaattaaGTATGtacatatatcaaaataaataatttctaccattcacctctgaaataatttcgaattttaatatttcgacAATATATTTCaccattcttcaaaggagaaaacaactactttcctggctaatgcctcgacaaATATTACAAACTATATCTCGCCTGAAGAACTTGATATCAATTGACCTTTTTGTAGATATCAACATCCGCAATGGCTCGCACCTTTTACACACCTCATATACCATCGGAAAATGCGTTAGATTTGTACCTGGCCAATGATTTACCGCGACGCTCTTTTAAGTTGTCTTCAGTTTGGGTTTCAAGCCCGAACGAGAGTTGTTATACCACTCTAATGAgtcgtaataacgtcgaaactagttaTTGGTTAcaaacctctccttgcaattgcggcTATTGAAATGGCTTTAATCTGATCTATTAAAGCTTCTTCAATGTCAAAAATACGTTAAAACATTtcattttagtatattttggCTGTTAAATCtggtaaaaacaaaaatcaacttATGGCACTTGTGTTGTCAttgtgaagaagaagaaggctATCTGTTTCCACGCTAAGTTCCCTAATGATCAATCggctttttcatatatttttgaggtCCTAGGACGTTCCGATAGCTCCTCATCCTTAACTGGGATTTTTAAATCGCTCATACTAGTTTCACACAATCTTCAAAGCTACTACATGATCACCATAgacaaatttaacatttaatgAGCTTCTTAGACACTTTTATTGATTCTTTAATCAAGGCACATGTCACTGACTGTCTCAACATATGGGGTACAAGTCGTACTAGTTGAAATAGATGCAGCATAAGTAATTActgctataaaaattcattcactgGATTTTTTTACAACACCTCGTATATTCAATCACAATTTCTAATTCGACAAAATAATTTAGGATGGATTTTTTGCAAACAACCTTATACCAAATGGTTCTGTGTGGAATCTTCTTCATTTTGatacaagatttttttaaattcatggGACAAAATTCAGAAGGTGATTactgatattaattttatatgagCAATCACCTGAATGTAGAAACCCTGTATAACTCGAAAAAATTCTTAGTAGATGCATTTGtaatggaataaataaataaaatagtaggAGCTTACCTGAAATTCCattaaattttgagaatagGGATCTGTTCTTCGTGTTCCCATTAAGCAAGCTTTCAAATTTGGTTTAACATTTAATATATGATTCAGCGCTTCTTTGATCCCCATAGATACCACCATTACATCCAAATTATAATATGTCTGACATTGTGAGATGAATAAATCTTGTTCTGGAAACGTTTCTTGACTTTTCACGTACAAACAAATTATAGGTTCATTATATTGTTGATACTTCAGTTTTAAAACGATGTAAATCAAATGTAATAGTACTGTACAATCTTTTCCCCCATTGAAACTCACAAAAACATTACTGGGACCATATATTGAAATGCATTTATCTATCACCTGAAATAAATATCGATGATATACAATGTGTCCGTTTCAGTTGAAACACTTTGTTATTACCTATTGGTTTCATGAAAAGTTCATAAGAGgttcgtaaaaaaattaaactcaaaattgaaatacaattatttatacaaattgtttGTCATTGGATTGTATTATCTGGGTCATAATTAAAAAActggttaggtcaggttaggtaaGTGGTTAGTAAATGGTGAGTGgcaaaaaactaaaaatctaTAACAAAGGAAACGCAAAAATTGCATATCCAGAATAAATATTCCATGCTTTAACTGGTAAATGTTTGGATGTGGGAGTAGCCTTATTCGTGGTCATAAACATCGACAAATtagtattttacattttttttattttttcagtgaaTTTAAGTTCGAAACCAGAATTTAACACGTTTTggttgaaagaaaatataaaaatcatattacatatatgtgTTATCAAAATCGatcttattgtttttataggGTAGGTTATATATTACCTTTGACCAGTAATATATAAACCAAAGAAGCTAGATAGGTTGATAAATTGgttaggttattcttcttttcgcCTCCAACTCAACCTTTGCATATATAATTAGAAAGCTATTAAATGTTGTAGAGCGTTCTGGGCTGTTCTGAATACAAAACCAGCACGCTTCACAAGAGAAAAATAAACTttagataaaagaaaaaactttaagTATAATTGTATCAAGCTTGATTCCTATCAATAAATTAAAGCCCTTTTTTGTAACAACATACAAAACATATTCCCTATGAAAaagtattacaaaaaataatgaagatagaCAAATGCTTAGTACCTatggacaaaaataaaaagctaTTTGAAGCACTCAATTTGAAGGTAAAGTGGATCTGAACAGGATGTAATGTTCACAACTGAATTCCTTCACTAAGAATTGCAAAATACAGGAAATAATTTGTCAGCTTTGGTCTAAGCAGGCATATCACAACATTATAATgccattttctttataattcaCTCAGGTACATGTTCAATTTACAagtattagtttttattttgaaaaattagaaaaatgaatttaagtACATTAAGTATGAATTAACTAAATCAATTTTCTGTAGAACTAAGAAAAAACTTACTGACACCTGAATCTTCAATTACATTCTAATGTTTTTATGATCTACttacttttaaacttttttgtaaatgttcattttcactttcaaaaatttttttcaaagcatCTTCATCCTCATctgaatgtaaaaaattttcatgtaactCGCGCTTCAAAATCTCTACCGCCTCtaccatattttcaaaactattacTGCTCACAGCAAGAGTActatcatttttctttatttctacaTTAACCAACTCATTTAAAAGatctgatatttttttacaattgcCATTTAAATTAActtgaatattctttttaaatattggagGTGTTCTGTATTGTTCCAAATGAGATCTCAAAACCTCCAAGAATTGTATTTCTACGCATTCTTCTTTAagaataaatattctttgtaaATATATCACAGGATATGGGAGGTTATTTGTAGTTAATAATTTAGCTAGTGATGGTAATTTCATCATATTATCATCGCAGAA from Diorhabda sublineata isolate icDioSubl1.1 chromosome 8, icDioSubl1.1, whole genome shotgun sequence carries:
- the LOC130448387 gene encoding FAD synthase-like, translated to MLRSVAILSVTNRITAGEETNRIHEFLKTQLGVLNFQVEKLVIALEHETVLTQEIDTLFKQYDLIIVVVELKNDVVFKALGNIFGDYLKMNDSTKKPKFCDDNMMKLPSLAKLLTTNNLPYPVIYLQRIFILKEECVEIQFLEVLRSHLEQYRTPPIFKKNIQVNLNGNCKKISDLLNELVNVEIKKNDSTLAVSSNSFENMVEAVEILKRELHENFLHSDEDEDALKKIFESENEHLQKSLKVIDKCISIYGPSNVFVSFNGGKDCTVLLHLIYIVLKLKYQQYNEPIICLYVKSQETFPEQDLFISQCQTYYNLDVMVVSMGIKEALNHILNVKPNLKACLMGTRRTDPYSQNLMEFQMTDPDWPQILRVSPLLDWHYSDIWDYILFYKIPYCKLYDLGYTSLGNSSNTIRNPLLSYFDDKLNKEVYLPAYKLTNETDERNGRNVVTQ